Part of the Falsibacillus albus genome, CCAAACATCTGCGTGTCCAATACCTCTTCATATAGAGGACATTGCGGCATTGTCAGGTTATCCATTTGCACTTTAATTAAACGCAGGATTTTCTCTGCGTCTGCCTTAAGAAGTTCATGGGCTTTTTCTGAATGATTTATGTTTAGTTCAGAAGCCAACTTTAAATCCCCCCGTTTCCGAGCGATTAGCCAATTCTATTTAAAAATTTTACCGTTAATAGCGCTAAATTGCAAGAAAAAATAAGGGATTATGACGCTTATTGCAAATTAAAAAATGCTCCAATCATATTTCTCGCTCATCATTTCTAAAAGCTTCAAACCACTTACACTATTTCCCTTTTCATCAAGCGAGGGACCATAGATGCCAATTCCACACTTTTGTGGGACCGCCCCCATGATGCCTCCTGAAACACCGCTCTTTGCCGGGATTCCGACCTTCATGGCAAATTCTCCTGAAGCATTGTACATCCCGCATGTGACCATGAACGTTTTACACATTCTTGCAATGTCCTTGGATACTATTTGCCTTCCCATCGTAAAATCATAGCCATCCATGGCAAAGACAGCCCCTATCCTCGCTAAGTGCGAGCAGTTCATTTCAATGGCGCATTGTTTCGTATAGACGTCCAATAAATATTCAACATCTCCCTCTATGATGCTGTGCTGCTTCATGAAATAGCACAAAGCGCGATTTAAATGGGCCGTTTCGTATTCAGAATCAGAAACTTCCCGGTTAAAGGAGATATAAGGATCATTCGCCAATTCCCGGACAAAATGGATGAGCCTGTCCCATCTTTCCTTATGATCTTTCCCTTTGATCATGTTCGTTACTGCCAATGCGCCCGCATTGATCATTGGATTAAGCGGCTTGGATGGACGAGTGCTTTCCAACTTGACGATCGAATTGAACGGATCACCAGTCGGCTCCATCCCCACCCTTGAGAACACAGCTTCCACCCCAGATTCACTCAGGACCAAGGCTAGCGTGATGACCTTTGAAATACTCTGCAAAGTGAACTTTTTTAAATAATCCCCAGCGAAATAAAAAGGGCCGTCGGGATAATATATTGAAACGGAAAGGTCATTTTGTTCTGCATTTTTGAGCGCGGGGATATAATCGACTATTTTTCCACTTTTAGAAGTAGGGCGTGCTATTTCAACCAGCCTTTTCAATTCTTCATTGCTTAGACATTTCATTCTTTCAGCCCCTTTTCAAGTTAGTTTGGGTAGGCGAGCGCTTTTCATTCTCGCTTTTTACAT contains:
- a CDS encoding YlaN family protein, encoding MASELNINHSEKAHELLKADAEKILRLIKVQMDNLTMPQCPLYEEVLDTQMFGLSREIDFAVRLGLIEDHEGKELLDSLERELSALHEASIKK
- the glsA gene encoding glutaminase A → MKCLSNEELKRLVEIARPTSKSGKIVDYIPALKNAEQNDLSVSIYYPDGPFYFAGDYLKKFTLQSISKVITLALVLSESGVEAVFSRVGMEPTGDPFNSIVKLESTRPSKPLNPMINAGALAVTNMIKGKDHKERWDRLIHFVRELANDPYISFNREVSDSEYETAHLNRALCYFMKQHSIIEGDVEYLLDVYTKQCAIEMNCSHLARIGAVFAMDGYDFTMGRQIVSKDIARMCKTFMVTCGMYNASGEFAMKVGIPAKSGVSGGIMGAVPQKCGIGIYGPSLDEKGNSVSGLKLLEMMSEKYDWSIF